In Verrucomicrobia bacterium CG1_02_43_26, a single genomic region encodes these proteins:
- a CDS encoding EamA family transporter, with the protein MKILNKRHRYTYLIGIMWYTLSLMVSNLNDVFTKHLGSNMHAMQVTFLRFLFATIVLIPFMIYFGKKSFSTSRPGVHIMRGALLYGGIALWVYGLSIVPITVATVINFTIPIFVLILAIFFLSERVGWQRWIATIAGFAGVILVLQPSEGNFNPMTLLLLLSALMFAALDVTNKKFVVKETMLSMLFYSALVTMLLGLIPAINVWQAPTTQQWLLFFGLGCGGNLLLFFLLKAFAAVDASALSPFRYFELVIAGITGYLFFQEVPAFMTLLGAVVIIPSTLFIVYYETKRERESQQQEGKPEATAQEAPVPVE; encoded by the coding sequence ATGAAAATTCTCAATAAAAGACACCGGTACACTTATCTGATAGGCATTATGTGGTATACCCTCAGCCTGATGGTCAGTAACTTAAACGATGTATTCACGAAACACCTAGGCAGCAATATGCATGCGATGCAGGTGACCTTTTTAAGGTTTTTGTTTGCGACTATCGTATTAATCCCCTTCATGATCTATTTTGGAAAAAAATCCTTTTCCACATCTCGCCCGGGAGTGCATATTATGCGGGGCGCGTTACTTTATGGCGGAATAGCCCTTTGGGTCTATGGCCTGTCCATTGTACCGATTACGGTAGCCACGGTTATCAATTTCACGATTCCTATTTTCGTTCTGATCTTAGCCATTTTCTTCCTGAGTGAGCGAGTAGGATGGCAACGCTGGATCGCTACTATTGCGGGTTTTGCGGGCGTGATCCTTGTATTACAACCAAGCGAGGGCAACTTTAACCCGATGACGCTTCTGCTCCTATTATCTGCGTTGATGTTTGCGGCATTAGATGTCACGAATAAGAAGTTTGTGGTTAAGGAAACGATGTTAAGCATGTTGTTCTATTCTGCGCTGGTCACTATGCTGCTAGGGCTTATCCCGGCGATCAATGTCTGGCAAGCGCCTACAACCCAGCAATGGCTATTGTTTTTTGGACTAGGGTGTGGCGGTAATTTGCTCTTATTCTTTTTACTAAAGGCATTTGCGGCAGTGGATGCATCCGCGCTCTCTCCATTCCGCTATTTTGAGCTAGTGATCGCGGGTATAACCGGTTACTTGTTCTTCCAAGAGGTACCGGCGTTTATGACGCTTTTAGGCGCAGTTGTCATTATTCCGAGTACGCTATTCATTGTTTATTATGAAACGAAGCGGGAGAGAGAAAGCCAACAGCAAGAAGGGAAGCCAGAAGCGACAGCACAAGAAGCACCTGTGCCCGTGGAATAG
- a CDS encoding tryptophan--tRNA ligase: MADGKQDKKIILTCAQPTGKLHLGNYLGAIRRWTEYLDDNECLFGIVDLHAITVPQEAAELRKNTLDCVAQYIACGLDPAKCAIFVQSHVSGHTELAWVLGCMTPLGQLERMTQFKDKSQRQGGGAFINAGLLFYPVLMAADILLYHTDIVPVGDDQKQHLELARDLAQRFNNHYSDTFKVPEPAISEDGARIMSLQDPTSKMSKSDKNQHGVIYLWDEPDVLRKKILGAVTDSGSEVVKSADKPGVSNLLTIMSLATGRSIADIEQEFVGKGYGDFKAAVAEAVIELLAPIQKQYETLKQDKAHLESIIKDGAEVAQKKAYKMLAKVYRKTGFLERAR; this comes from the coding sequence ATGGCAGACGGAAAACAGGACAAAAAAATTATTTTAACATGCGCGCAGCCAACAGGAAAACTCCATTTAGGCAATTATTTAGGCGCTATTAGGCGTTGGACCGAGTATTTAGATGACAACGAATGTTTATTTGGCATTGTGGACTTGCATGCCATAACCGTTCCGCAAGAAGCGGCGGAACTACGTAAAAACACCTTAGATTGTGTGGCCCAGTACATAGCCTGCGGGTTAGACCCAGCTAAATGCGCCATATTTGTACAATCACATGTCTCGGGACATACAGAGCTTGCCTGGGTACTGGGATGCATGACCCCATTGGGTCAATTAGAACGTATGACCCAGTTTAAGGACAAATCTCAACGCCAGGGTGGGGGTGCGTTTATCAATGCCGGTCTTTTATTTTACCCGGTTTTAATGGCCGCAGATATATTACTATACCATACCGACATTGTGCCCGTGGGTGATGACCAAAAGCAACATCTAGAACTCGCTAGAGATCTTGCGCAACGGTTTAACAACCATTATTCCGACACGTTTAAAGTGCCAGAGCCTGCCATTTCAGAAGACGGGGCACGAATCATGTCCTTACAAGATCCAACGAGTAAGATGTCTAAGTCTGACAAAAATCAACATGGTGTCATCTATCTGTGGGATGAGCCCGATGTACTGCGCAAGAAAATCCTAGGCGCGGTGACAGATTCCGGCTCCGAGGTAGTGAAATCAGCCGATAAACCCGGGGTCAGCAACTTACTCACGATCATGTCCTTAGCAACCGGCAGAAGCATTGCGGACATCGAACAAGAATTTGTTGGGAAAGGGTACGGAGACTTTAAGGCCGCGGTTGCAGAAGCCGTGATTGAGCTTTTGGCACCCATACAAAAGCAGTATGAAACGCTCAAACAAGATAAAGCCCATCTGGAAAGCATTATAAAAGACGGTGCTGAAGTAGCACAAAAGAAAGCCTACAAGATGTTGGCCAAAGTGTATCGCAAGACAGGATTCCTGGAACGCGCCCGCTAA
- a CDS encoding DNA polymerase III subunit delta: MAKSACAFICGNDDFLVDREAERIYKEHTQGSEGSFSNETISGSVNNMSDVEAIVKQVRLGMQSMSLFGEDKVIWIKGVNFLADTPTGRAEGTKTLVEDLQQLLSKIPAGVFVVISACPVDRRTKLFKWFKDNADFTYLEEQKNNASVHEVIQLECKKLDISISAEAKDILINKVGGSTRLACNELLKLATYNGDDKNITPAMVLELVPDFGESDFFEPVEAFFSGDTAWALDSLNRYFFNNNDARPIIASLQNRNRLLIQLKILLEAQEIRFDNRGGLDKSAFDRAKDAYAKYFDGTDAKSSYNVFTQNLWYLGKLAQSTRQLSMKRLIDFQSAFLKAFEQLISSSAPQKTILETLFLSCLAE, translated from the coding sequence ATGGCAAAATCGGCATGTGCGTTTATTTGTGGCAATGATGACTTCCTGGTCGATCGTGAGGCGGAGCGTATTTATAAGGAACATACCCAAGGTTCTGAGGGTTCTTTTTCAAACGAAACCATTAGCGGAAGCGTAAACAATATGTCCGATGTCGAGGCCATTGTGAAGCAAGTCCGCTTAGGCATGCAATCTATGTCTCTTTTTGGGGAAGATAAGGTGATATGGATTAAGGGGGTTAATTTTTTGGCAGATACCCCGACTGGTCGAGCCGAGGGTACGAAAACACTTGTGGAGGATCTTCAGCAATTGTTATCAAAAATCCCTGCCGGAGTCTTTGTCGTCATTTCAGCTTGCCCGGTAGACCGGCGAACGAAGCTTTTTAAATGGTTTAAGGATAATGCGGACTTCACCTACCTCGAGGAGCAAAAGAACAACGCGTCTGTCCATGAGGTCATCCAGTTGGAATGTAAAAAACTGGATATTAGTATCTCCGCGGAGGCCAAGGATATTTTGATCAATAAAGTGGGGGGGAGCACGCGCCTTGCTTGTAATGAGCTCCTTAAATTGGCTACTTATAATGGCGATGATAAAAATATCACACCGGCCATGGTGTTGGAGCTGGTGCCGGATTTTGGTGAAAGTGATTTTTTTGAGCCCGTGGAAGCCTTTTTCTCCGGTGACACTGCCTGGGCGTTGGATTCCCTCAATCGTTACTTTTTTAACAACAATGATGCTCGCCCTATTATAGCATCGTTGCAAAATCGTAATCGTTTGCTCATTCAGTTGAAAATCCTTTTAGAGGCACAAGAAATTCGATTTGATAACCGTGGTGGCTTGGATAAATCCGCTTTTGATCGTGCTAAGGACGCGTATGCCAAGTATTTTGATGGCACAGATGCAAAGAGCAGCTATAACGTGTTTACCCAAAATTTGTGGTACCTGGGTAAATTAGCTCAATCTACGCGGCAATTATCCATGAAAAGGTTGATCGATTTTCAGTCCGCTTTCCTTAAGGCCTTCGAGCAATTAATATCCTCGTCTGCGCCGCAAAAAACGATCCTGGAAACTCTCTTTTTAAGCTGTCTGGCTGAGTAA